The Nitrospirota bacterium genome window below encodes:
- the pgm gene encoding phosphoglucomutase (alpha-D-glucose-1,6-bisphosphate-dependent), with protein sequence MANHSLAGQPAPPSMLVNVPRLITAYYTEKPDANLREQRVTFGTSGHRGTSFKRSFNEVHIVAVAQATYEYRKRENITGPLYLGMDTHALSEPAFASVLEVLAANGVLVMVDRDGGYTPTPVISHAILTYNRGKSSGLADGIVITPSHNPPEDGGIKYNPPHGGPADTVVTKWIEDRANALMKADLHGVARLPYARARRAATTKPHDYLGTYIGDLAQIIDMDLLRSAGLKLGIDPLGGAGVAYWQPIAERYGLNIEVVNPAVDPTFRFMPLDWDGKIRMDCSSPSAMANLIALKDRFDVAFGNDADNDRHGIVTRSSGLMNPNHYLAVSIAYLFANRPDWKPDAAIGKTLVSSSLIDRVAAKLGRKLIEVPVGFKWFVKGLLDGSLGFGGEESAGASFLRRDGTVWSTDKDGLIMDLLAAEMMAKTGRDPGELYRELTKELGEPVYERIDAAATPEQKAILSKLSPDQVQASELAGDTILAKLTTAPGNGAAIGGLKVVTEQGWFAARPSGTEDVYKLYAESFRGKDHLKQIQNEAQALITKALASAK encoded by the coding sequence GTGGCCAACCATTCTCTTGCAGGTCAGCCGGCACCTCCGTCGATGCTGGTCAATGTTCCTCGCCTCATCACGGCCTATTACACCGAGAAGCCTGATGCGAACCTGCGCGAGCAGCGTGTCACCTTCGGCACCTCGGGCCATCGAGGCACCTCCTTCAAGCGCAGCTTTAACGAAGTCCACATCGTCGCGGTTGCGCAGGCGACCTACGAATACCGCAAGAGAGAGAACATCACCGGCCCCCTCTATCTGGGGATGGATACCCATGCTCTGTCTGAGCCGGCCTTTGCCAGCGTCCTTGAGGTGCTGGCAGCCAATGGAGTCCTGGTCATGGTGGATCGGGACGGAGGCTACACCCCGACTCCGGTGATCTCTCATGCGATCCTCACCTACAACCGGGGCAAGAGCTCCGGCCTGGCAGACGGCATCGTCATCACCCCCTCGCATAATCCCCCTGAAGACGGCGGCATCAAGTACAACCCGCCGCATGGTGGGCCGGCTGATACAGTGGTGACGAAGTGGATCGAGGACCGGGCCAACGCCTTGATGAAGGCCGATCTCCATGGAGTGGCCCGCCTCCCCTACGCCCGCGCCAGACGGGCCGCAACGACCAAGCCCCATGACTACCTCGGGACCTACATCGGGGACCTCGCGCAGATCATCGATATGGACCTGCTGCGGTCAGCCGGCTTGAAACTCGGCATCGATCCGCTCGGCGGAGCCGGGGTGGCCTACTGGCAGCCGATCGCAGAGCGATATGGCTTGAACATCGAGGTGGTGAATCCTGCCGTCGATCCGACCTTCCGCTTCATGCCGCTCGACTGGGACGGCAAGATCCGCATGGACTGTTCCTCCCCCTCTGCCATGGCCAACCTCATTGCGCTGAAGGATCGCTTCGATGTCGCCTTCGGCAACGATGCGGACAACGACCGGCATGGTATCGTCACCCGCTCGTCCGGCCTGATGAACCCCAACCATTATCTGGCCGTCTCGATCGCCTATCTCTTTGCGAACCGTCCGGACTGGAAGCCGGATGCCGCGATCGGCAAAACGCTCGTGAGCAGCAGCCTGATCGATCGTGTCGCGGCCAAGCTCGGACGTAAGCTGATCGAAGTGCCGGTCGGGTTCAAATGGTTCGTGAAGGGATTGTTGGACGGCTCGCTTGGTTTTGGCGGAGAGGAAAGCGCAGGAGCCTCCTTCCTCCGCCGCGATGGCACGGTCTGGTCCACAGACAAGGACGGCCTCATCATGGACTTGCTGGCTGCGGAGATGATGGCCAAGACCGGCCGCGATCCCGGCGAACTGTATCGGGAGCTGACCAAAGAACTGGGAGAGCCAGTCTACGAGCGGATCGATGCAGCCGCGACGCCGGAGCAGAAGGCCATCCTGTCGAAACTTTCCCCCGACCAGGTGCAGGCCTCAGAATTAGCCGGCGATACCATCCTCGCGAAATTGACGACGGCTCCCGGCAATGGCGCGGCCATTGGCGGATTGAAAGTCGTAACCGAGCAAGGCTGGTTCGCCGCCCGTCCCTCCGGCACCGAAGACGTGTACAAACTCTACGCCGAAAGCTTCCGCGGGAAAGACCATCTGAAGCAGATTCAGAACGAAGCGCAGGCCCTCATCACTAAAGCCCTGGCCTCGGCCAAGTAA